A genome region from Sardina pilchardus chromosome 22, fSarPil1.1, whole genome shotgun sequence includes the following:
- the ptprea gene encoding receptor-type tyrosine-protein phosphatase epsilon isoform X1: protein MTEVTMVPVLFLVTTTTAATTTTTINNTSTNSTEPNSSSFATQHVLPTVLVLSLLLVIIVLLAWYFLRVRHHRKAVVTVDKKIPNGILEEQDQGKELGDHATELQTLSEQQTVVLLPQSPSASKTYLPIPVEHLEEEFRLRSADDGKLFREEFNSLPGGYTQGTCVEANKEDNKEKNRYPNILPYDHSRVVLTVQDGDPCSDYVNASYIDGYKDKNKFIAAQGPKQDTVADFWRMIWEQKASTIVMLTNLKERKEDKCYQYWPDQGCWTYGNVRVAVEDFTVLVDYTIRKFCVQYQASDGTKTPRLVTQMHFTSWPDFGVPFSPIGMLKFLKKVKQVNPSYAGPIVVHCSAGVGRTGTFIVIDAMIDLMYAEPKLDVFGFVSKIRDQRSQLVQTDMQYSFIYQALLEYYLYGDTELDVSSLEGHLHKLHNTVTTGDRVGLEEEFKKLTNMRIMKENMRHGNLPANMKKNRVLQIIPYDFNRVILSMRRGQEYTDYVNASFIDGYRQKDYFIATQGPLSHTVEDFWRMVWEWKCHSIVMLTELQEREQDKCFQYWPPEDSVTYGDYTVEIKGDTLCDTFSLRDLVLTYGQEKQSRLVRHFHFHGWPEIGIPAEGRGMIDIIAAVQKQQQQSGNHPIVVHCSAGAGRTGTFIALSNILERVKAEGLLDVFQTVKSLRMQRPHMVQTVEQYDFCYRVVQDFVDIFSDYANFK, encoded by the exons ATGACTGAGG TCACGATGGTCCCAGTTCTGTTTttagtaacaacaacaacagcagcaacaacaacaacaacaataaacaacaccTCAACGAATTCGACTGAACCCA aCTCCAGCTCGTTTGCCACCCAACACGTCCTCCCCACGGTGCTGgtgctctctctgctgctggtcATCATCGTGCTGCTGGCCTGGTACTTCCTCAG GGTAAGACACCACAGGAAGGCGGTGGTCACTGTCGACAAGAAGATACCAAATGGCATTTTGGAAGAACAAG ATCAAGGTAAAGAGCTGGGAGACCATGCAACTGAGTTGCAGACACTGtcag AGCAACAGACCGTGGTCCTGCTCCCACAGTCTCCGTCCGCCTCCAAGACCTACCTGCCCATCCCTGTAGAACACCTGGAGGAGGAGTTTAGGCTACGCTCCGCCGACGATGGGAAACTTTTCAGAGAAGAGTTTAAC TCATTGCCAGGAGGTTACACCCAGGGGACGTGCGTGGAGGCCAACAAGGAAGACAACAAGGAAAAGAACAGATACCCCAACATCCTACCAT ATGATCATTCAAGGGTTGTGCTCACCGTCCAGGATGGAGATCCCTGCTCAGACTATGTGAATGCCTCGTATATtgac GGCTACAAAGACAAGAACAAATTCATCGCAGCACAAG gCCCAAAGCAGGACACAGTGGCAGACTTCTGGAGGATGATCTGGGAGCAGAAGGCGTCCACCATCGTCATGCTCACCAACCTGAAGGAGCGGAAAGAG GACAAATGTTACCAGTACTGGCCTGATCAAGGTTGCTGGACTTACGGGAATGTCCGTGTGGCTGTGGAAGACTTCACAGTCCTGGTGGACTATACCATACGCAAGTTCTGCGTGCAATAT CAGGCCAGCGATGGGACCAAAACCCCCAGACTGGTGACCCAGATGCACTTCACCAGCTGGCCTGACTTTGGAGTGCCCTTCTCCCCCATCGGCATGCTCAAGTTCCTCAAGAAGGTTAAGCAGGTCAACCCGTCCTACGCCGGGCCCATCGTGGTCCACTGCAG TGCTGGGGTGGGCCGCACAGGCACCTTCATTGTCATCGATGCCATGATTGACCTGATGTACGCAGAGCCCAAGCTCGACGTCTTCGGTTTTGTGTCCAAGATACGGGACCAGCGTTCTCAACTTGTTCAAACAGAC ATGCAGTACTCGTTCATCTACCAGGCTCTGCTGGAGTACTACCTCTATGGGGACACTGAACTGGATGTGTCCTCGTTAGAGGGACACCTGCACAAACTGCACAACACCGTGACAACTGGTGACAGGGTAGGACTGGAGGAGGAGTTCAAA AAACTCACCAACATGCGGATCATGAAGGAGAACATGAGACATGGGAACCTGCCGGCCAATATGAAGAAGAACCGAGTGCTCCAGATCATCCCCT ATGATTTTAACAGAGTTATTCTGTCAATGAGGAGAGGTCAGGAATACACTGATTACGTCAACGCCTCTTTTATTGAT GGTTACAGGCAGAAGGACTACTTCATCGCCACACAGGGTCCCTTATCTCACACAGTGGAAGACTTCTGGAGGATGGTGTGGGAGTGGAAGTGTCACTCCATTGTCATGCTGACAGAGTTACAGGAGagggagcag GATAAGTGTTTCCAGTACTGGCCCCCCGAGGACTCGGTGACATATGGCGACTACACCGTGGAGATTAAAGGGGACACTCTGTGCGACACTTTCAGCCTGCGGGATCTGGTACTCACATATGGGCAG GAGAAACAGTCGAGGCTGGTGCGGCACTTTCATTTTCATGGCTGGCCAGAGATTGGCATCCCAGCGGAGGGCCGTGGGATGATCGACATCATCGCTGCCGTgcagaaacagcagcagcagtcaggGAACCATCCCATTGTTGTCCATTGcag TGCCGGGGCGGGCCGGACAGGTACGTTCATTGCTTTGAGTAATATCCTGGAGCGGGTCAAGGCTGAGGGCCTGCTGGACGTGTTCCAAACTGTGAAGAGTTTACGCATGCAGAGGCCGCACATGGTGCAGACCGTG GAACAGTATGACTTCTGCTACAGAGTGGTACAGGATTTTGTTGACATCTTCTCAGACTATGCCAATTTCAAATGA
- the ptprea gene encoding receptor-type tyrosine-protein phosphatase epsilon isoform X2 produces the protein MVPVLFLVTTTTAATTTTTINNTSTNSTEPNSSSFATQHVLPTVLVLSLLLVIIVLLAWYFLRVRHHRKAVVTVDKKIPNGILEEQDQGKELGDHATELQTLSEQQTVVLLPQSPSASKTYLPIPVEHLEEEFRLRSADDGKLFREEFNSLPGGYTQGTCVEANKEDNKEKNRYPNILPYDHSRVVLTVQDGDPCSDYVNASYIDGYKDKNKFIAAQGPKQDTVADFWRMIWEQKASTIVMLTNLKERKEDKCYQYWPDQGCWTYGNVRVAVEDFTVLVDYTIRKFCVQYQASDGTKTPRLVTQMHFTSWPDFGVPFSPIGMLKFLKKVKQVNPSYAGPIVVHCSAGVGRTGTFIVIDAMIDLMYAEPKLDVFGFVSKIRDQRSQLVQTDMQYSFIYQALLEYYLYGDTELDVSSLEGHLHKLHNTVTTGDRVGLEEEFKKLTNMRIMKENMRHGNLPANMKKNRVLQIIPYDFNRVILSMRRGQEYTDYVNASFIDGYRQKDYFIATQGPLSHTVEDFWRMVWEWKCHSIVMLTELQEREQDKCFQYWPPEDSVTYGDYTVEIKGDTLCDTFSLRDLVLTYGQEKQSRLVRHFHFHGWPEIGIPAEGRGMIDIIAAVQKQQQQSGNHPIVVHCSAGAGRTGTFIALSNILERVKAEGLLDVFQTVKSLRMQRPHMVQTVEQYDFCYRVVQDFVDIFSDYANFK, from the exons ATGGTCCCAGTTCTGTTTttagtaacaacaacaacagcagcaacaacaacaacaacaataaacaacaccTCAACGAATTCGACTGAACCCA aCTCCAGCTCGTTTGCCACCCAACACGTCCTCCCCACGGTGCTGgtgctctctctgctgctggtcATCATCGTGCTGCTGGCCTGGTACTTCCTCAG GGTAAGACACCACAGGAAGGCGGTGGTCACTGTCGACAAGAAGATACCAAATGGCATTTTGGAAGAACAAG ATCAAGGTAAAGAGCTGGGAGACCATGCAACTGAGTTGCAGACACTGtcag AGCAACAGACCGTGGTCCTGCTCCCACAGTCTCCGTCCGCCTCCAAGACCTACCTGCCCATCCCTGTAGAACACCTGGAGGAGGAGTTTAGGCTACGCTCCGCCGACGATGGGAAACTTTTCAGAGAAGAGTTTAAC TCATTGCCAGGAGGTTACACCCAGGGGACGTGCGTGGAGGCCAACAAGGAAGACAACAAGGAAAAGAACAGATACCCCAACATCCTACCAT ATGATCATTCAAGGGTTGTGCTCACCGTCCAGGATGGAGATCCCTGCTCAGACTATGTGAATGCCTCGTATATtgac GGCTACAAAGACAAGAACAAATTCATCGCAGCACAAG gCCCAAAGCAGGACACAGTGGCAGACTTCTGGAGGATGATCTGGGAGCAGAAGGCGTCCACCATCGTCATGCTCACCAACCTGAAGGAGCGGAAAGAG GACAAATGTTACCAGTACTGGCCTGATCAAGGTTGCTGGACTTACGGGAATGTCCGTGTGGCTGTGGAAGACTTCACAGTCCTGGTGGACTATACCATACGCAAGTTCTGCGTGCAATAT CAGGCCAGCGATGGGACCAAAACCCCCAGACTGGTGACCCAGATGCACTTCACCAGCTGGCCTGACTTTGGAGTGCCCTTCTCCCCCATCGGCATGCTCAAGTTCCTCAAGAAGGTTAAGCAGGTCAACCCGTCCTACGCCGGGCCCATCGTGGTCCACTGCAG TGCTGGGGTGGGCCGCACAGGCACCTTCATTGTCATCGATGCCATGATTGACCTGATGTACGCAGAGCCCAAGCTCGACGTCTTCGGTTTTGTGTCCAAGATACGGGACCAGCGTTCTCAACTTGTTCAAACAGAC ATGCAGTACTCGTTCATCTACCAGGCTCTGCTGGAGTACTACCTCTATGGGGACACTGAACTGGATGTGTCCTCGTTAGAGGGACACCTGCACAAACTGCACAACACCGTGACAACTGGTGACAGGGTAGGACTGGAGGAGGAGTTCAAA AAACTCACCAACATGCGGATCATGAAGGAGAACATGAGACATGGGAACCTGCCGGCCAATATGAAGAAGAACCGAGTGCTCCAGATCATCCCCT ATGATTTTAACAGAGTTATTCTGTCAATGAGGAGAGGTCAGGAATACACTGATTACGTCAACGCCTCTTTTATTGAT GGTTACAGGCAGAAGGACTACTTCATCGCCACACAGGGTCCCTTATCTCACACAGTGGAAGACTTCTGGAGGATGGTGTGGGAGTGGAAGTGTCACTCCATTGTCATGCTGACAGAGTTACAGGAGagggagcag GATAAGTGTTTCCAGTACTGGCCCCCCGAGGACTCGGTGACATATGGCGACTACACCGTGGAGATTAAAGGGGACACTCTGTGCGACACTTTCAGCCTGCGGGATCTGGTACTCACATATGGGCAG GAGAAACAGTCGAGGCTGGTGCGGCACTTTCATTTTCATGGCTGGCCAGAGATTGGCATCCCAGCGGAGGGCCGTGGGATGATCGACATCATCGCTGCCGTgcagaaacagcagcagcagtcaggGAACCATCCCATTGTTGTCCATTGcag TGCCGGGGCGGGCCGGACAGGTACGTTCATTGCTTTGAGTAATATCCTGGAGCGGGTCAAGGCTGAGGGCCTGCTGGACGTGTTCCAAACTGTGAAGAGTTTACGCATGCAGAGGCCGCACATGGTGCAGACCGTG GAACAGTATGACTTCTGCTACAGAGTGGTACAGGATTTTGTTGACATCTTCTCAGACTATGCCAATTTCAAATGA
- the ptprea gene encoding receptor-type tyrosine-protein phosphatase epsilon isoform X3 yields MRKNSFSLRWVRHHRKAVVTVDKKIPNGILEEQDQGKELGDHATELQTLSEQQTVVLLPQSPSASKTYLPIPVEHLEEEFRLRSADDGKLFREEFNSLPGGYTQGTCVEANKEDNKEKNRYPNILPYDHSRVVLTVQDGDPCSDYVNASYIDGYKDKNKFIAAQGPKQDTVADFWRMIWEQKASTIVMLTNLKERKEDKCYQYWPDQGCWTYGNVRVAVEDFTVLVDYTIRKFCVQYQASDGTKTPRLVTQMHFTSWPDFGVPFSPIGMLKFLKKVKQVNPSYAGPIVVHCSAGVGRTGTFIVIDAMIDLMYAEPKLDVFGFVSKIRDQRSQLVQTDMQYSFIYQALLEYYLYGDTELDVSSLEGHLHKLHNTVTTGDRVGLEEEFKKLTNMRIMKENMRHGNLPANMKKNRVLQIIPYDFNRVILSMRRGQEYTDYVNASFIDGYRQKDYFIATQGPLSHTVEDFWRMVWEWKCHSIVMLTELQEREQDKCFQYWPPEDSVTYGDYTVEIKGDTLCDTFSLRDLVLTYGQEKQSRLVRHFHFHGWPEIGIPAEGRGMIDIIAAVQKQQQQSGNHPIVVHCSAGAGRTGTFIALSNILERVKAEGLLDVFQTVKSLRMQRPHMVQTVEQYDFCYRVVQDFVDIFSDYANFK; encoded by the exons ATGAGAAAGAACAGCTTCTCTTTGCGATG GGTAAGACACCACAGGAAGGCGGTGGTCACTGTCGACAAGAAGATACCAAATGGCATTTTGGAAGAACAAG ATCAAGGTAAAGAGCTGGGAGACCATGCAACTGAGTTGCAGACACTGtcag AGCAACAGACCGTGGTCCTGCTCCCACAGTCTCCGTCCGCCTCCAAGACCTACCTGCCCATCCCTGTAGAACACCTGGAGGAGGAGTTTAGGCTACGCTCCGCCGACGATGGGAAACTTTTCAGAGAAGAGTTTAAC TCATTGCCAGGAGGTTACACCCAGGGGACGTGCGTGGAGGCCAACAAGGAAGACAACAAGGAAAAGAACAGATACCCCAACATCCTACCAT ATGATCATTCAAGGGTTGTGCTCACCGTCCAGGATGGAGATCCCTGCTCAGACTATGTGAATGCCTCGTATATtgac GGCTACAAAGACAAGAACAAATTCATCGCAGCACAAG gCCCAAAGCAGGACACAGTGGCAGACTTCTGGAGGATGATCTGGGAGCAGAAGGCGTCCACCATCGTCATGCTCACCAACCTGAAGGAGCGGAAAGAG GACAAATGTTACCAGTACTGGCCTGATCAAGGTTGCTGGACTTACGGGAATGTCCGTGTGGCTGTGGAAGACTTCACAGTCCTGGTGGACTATACCATACGCAAGTTCTGCGTGCAATAT CAGGCCAGCGATGGGACCAAAACCCCCAGACTGGTGACCCAGATGCACTTCACCAGCTGGCCTGACTTTGGAGTGCCCTTCTCCCCCATCGGCATGCTCAAGTTCCTCAAGAAGGTTAAGCAGGTCAACCCGTCCTACGCCGGGCCCATCGTGGTCCACTGCAG TGCTGGGGTGGGCCGCACAGGCACCTTCATTGTCATCGATGCCATGATTGACCTGATGTACGCAGAGCCCAAGCTCGACGTCTTCGGTTTTGTGTCCAAGATACGGGACCAGCGTTCTCAACTTGTTCAAACAGAC ATGCAGTACTCGTTCATCTACCAGGCTCTGCTGGAGTACTACCTCTATGGGGACACTGAACTGGATGTGTCCTCGTTAGAGGGACACCTGCACAAACTGCACAACACCGTGACAACTGGTGACAGGGTAGGACTGGAGGAGGAGTTCAAA AAACTCACCAACATGCGGATCATGAAGGAGAACATGAGACATGGGAACCTGCCGGCCAATATGAAGAAGAACCGAGTGCTCCAGATCATCCCCT ATGATTTTAACAGAGTTATTCTGTCAATGAGGAGAGGTCAGGAATACACTGATTACGTCAACGCCTCTTTTATTGAT GGTTACAGGCAGAAGGACTACTTCATCGCCACACAGGGTCCCTTATCTCACACAGTGGAAGACTTCTGGAGGATGGTGTGGGAGTGGAAGTGTCACTCCATTGTCATGCTGACAGAGTTACAGGAGagggagcag GATAAGTGTTTCCAGTACTGGCCCCCCGAGGACTCGGTGACATATGGCGACTACACCGTGGAGATTAAAGGGGACACTCTGTGCGACACTTTCAGCCTGCGGGATCTGGTACTCACATATGGGCAG GAGAAACAGTCGAGGCTGGTGCGGCACTTTCATTTTCATGGCTGGCCAGAGATTGGCATCCCAGCGGAGGGCCGTGGGATGATCGACATCATCGCTGCCGTgcagaaacagcagcagcagtcaggGAACCATCCCATTGTTGTCCATTGcag TGCCGGGGCGGGCCGGACAGGTACGTTCATTGCTTTGAGTAATATCCTGGAGCGGGTCAAGGCTGAGGGCCTGCTGGACGTGTTCCAAACTGTGAAGAGTTTACGCATGCAGAGGCCGCACATGGTGCAGACCGTG GAACAGTATGACTTCTGCTACAGAGTGGTACAGGATTTTGTTGACATCTTCTCAGACTATGCCAATTTCAAATGA
- the ptprea gene encoding receptor-type tyrosine-protein phosphatase epsilon isoform X4 has translation MRKNSFSLRWVRHHRKAVVTVDKKIPNGILEEQEQQTVVLLPQSPSASKTYLPIPVEHLEEEFRLRSADDGKLFREEFNSLPGGYTQGTCVEANKEDNKEKNRYPNILPYDHSRVVLTVQDGDPCSDYVNASYIDGYKDKNKFIAAQGPKQDTVADFWRMIWEQKASTIVMLTNLKERKEDKCYQYWPDQGCWTYGNVRVAVEDFTVLVDYTIRKFCVQYQASDGTKTPRLVTQMHFTSWPDFGVPFSPIGMLKFLKKVKQVNPSYAGPIVVHCSAGVGRTGTFIVIDAMIDLMYAEPKLDVFGFVSKIRDQRSQLVQTDMQYSFIYQALLEYYLYGDTELDVSSLEGHLHKLHNTVTTGDRVGLEEEFKKLTNMRIMKENMRHGNLPANMKKNRVLQIIPYDFNRVILSMRRGQEYTDYVNASFIDGYRQKDYFIATQGPLSHTVEDFWRMVWEWKCHSIVMLTELQEREQDKCFQYWPPEDSVTYGDYTVEIKGDTLCDTFSLRDLVLTYGQEKQSRLVRHFHFHGWPEIGIPAEGRGMIDIIAAVQKQQQQSGNHPIVVHCSAGAGRTGTFIALSNILERVKAEGLLDVFQTVKSLRMQRPHMVQTVEQYDFCYRVVQDFVDIFSDYANFK, from the exons ATGAGAAAGAACAGCTTCTCTTTGCGATG GGTAAGACACCACAGGAAGGCGGTGGTCACTGTCGACAAGAAGATACCAAATGGCATTTTGGAAGAACAAG AGCAACAGACCGTGGTCCTGCTCCCACAGTCTCCGTCCGCCTCCAAGACCTACCTGCCCATCCCTGTAGAACACCTGGAGGAGGAGTTTAGGCTACGCTCCGCCGACGATGGGAAACTTTTCAGAGAAGAGTTTAAC TCATTGCCAGGAGGTTACACCCAGGGGACGTGCGTGGAGGCCAACAAGGAAGACAACAAGGAAAAGAACAGATACCCCAACATCCTACCAT ATGATCATTCAAGGGTTGTGCTCACCGTCCAGGATGGAGATCCCTGCTCAGACTATGTGAATGCCTCGTATATtgac GGCTACAAAGACAAGAACAAATTCATCGCAGCACAAG gCCCAAAGCAGGACACAGTGGCAGACTTCTGGAGGATGATCTGGGAGCAGAAGGCGTCCACCATCGTCATGCTCACCAACCTGAAGGAGCGGAAAGAG GACAAATGTTACCAGTACTGGCCTGATCAAGGTTGCTGGACTTACGGGAATGTCCGTGTGGCTGTGGAAGACTTCACAGTCCTGGTGGACTATACCATACGCAAGTTCTGCGTGCAATAT CAGGCCAGCGATGGGACCAAAACCCCCAGACTGGTGACCCAGATGCACTTCACCAGCTGGCCTGACTTTGGAGTGCCCTTCTCCCCCATCGGCATGCTCAAGTTCCTCAAGAAGGTTAAGCAGGTCAACCCGTCCTACGCCGGGCCCATCGTGGTCCACTGCAG TGCTGGGGTGGGCCGCACAGGCACCTTCATTGTCATCGATGCCATGATTGACCTGATGTACGCAGAGCCCAAGCTCGACGTCTTCGGTTTTGTGTCCAAGATACGGGACCAGCGTTCTCAACTTGTTCAAACAGAC ATGCAGTACTCGTTCATCTACCAGGCTCTGCTGGAGTACTACCTCTATGGGGACACTGAACTGGATGTGTCCTCGTTAGAGGGACACCTGCACAAACTGCACAACACCGTGACAACTGGTGACAGGGTAGGACTGGAGGAGGAGTTCAAA AAACTCACCAACATGCGGATCATGAAGGAGAACATGAGACATGGGAACCTGCCGGCCAATATGAAGAAGAACCGAGTGCTCCAGATCATCCCCT ATGATTTTAACAGAGTTATTCTGTCAATGAGGAGAGGTCAGGAATACACTGATTACGTCAACGCCTCTTTTATTGAT GGTTACAGGCAGAAGGACTACTTCATCGCCACACAGGGTCCCTTATCTCACACAGTGGAAGACTTCTGGAGGATGGTGTGGGAGTGGAAGTGTCACTCCATTGTCATGCTGACAGAGTTACAGGAGagggagcag GATAAGTGTTTCCAGTACTGGCCCCCCGAGGACTCGGTGACATATGGCGACTACACCGTGGAGATTAAAGGGGACACTCTGTGCGACACTTTCAGCCTGCGGGATCTGGTACTCACATATGGGCAG GAGAAACAGTCGAGGCTGGTGCGGCACTTTCATTTTCATGGCTGGCCAGAGATTGGCATCCCAGCGGAGGGCCGTGGGATGATCGACATCATCGCTGCCGTgcagaaacagcagcagcagtcaggGAACCATCCCATTGTTGTCCATTGcag TGCCGGGGCGGGCCGGACAGGTACGTTCATTGCTTTGAGTAATATCCTGGAGCGGGTCAAGGCTGAGGGCCTGCTGGACGTGTTCCAAACTGTGAAGAGTTTACGCATGCAGAGGCCGCACATGGTGCAGACCGTG GAACAGTATGACTTCTGCTACAGAGTGGTACAGGATTTTGTTGACATCTTCTCAGACTATGCCAATTTCAAATGA